One Carassius gibelio isolate Cgi1373 ecotype wild population from Czech Republic chromosome B18, carGib1.2-hapl.c, whole genome shotgun sequence DNA segment encodes these proteins:
- the spata2l gene encoding spermatogenesis associated 2-like: MNSAHKKTADGLINRYQTNLERRIEKGDQSLVCKDEDFCKEVEMLLHNGNAQKMHSLHGLDSLAVMEKSLHTFLSKTGQMRLEKLSKAFEVLELAALNLYAYPWRREYRVVKMFSGMFTHLIKPALTLQQAKELFGLLGYQASSPNEEEELVLNSKLVPADVLLSLACGFFIARMECQLLLSALGSVDRDVVWVLQLVKERQAGHSLQIALENTKRKSNAISISDTILTGGIDAELDLYTEQADASHLMSISDLPPDSSYMQPKKKPLSKTLQREPSQSNMGNNEDSKQGNSLISPGLMERFAEDQLEGDAERQAAAKLLCECITPDQLYIYECENCKDMHSSQCSHYRECKIKGHTLALCSDKVEELYSTQDQIRLAKEKSKDSLKKHFCMDGSTSDSFLVCYECQLIHDHNCNIIQKCNLTQHNVQPTGKIQPPQGEKANSQKRHKSISAAHHQQFSQEVGDLERLILYHDYCWKGEQTLPETVCLTCKVFHFSGCPGGVHCSQKHNIQNVKKFCVSCWDHSNLQVCRYCGDVYCTLCCYKYTMMCKCGKSFFRPSSV, from the exons ATGAATTCTGCTCATAAAAAGACAGCGGATGGTCTCATCAATAGGTACCAGACTAACTTGGAGAGAAGAATTGAGAAGGGGGATCAAAGTTTGGTATGCAAGGATGAGGATTTTTGTAAGGAAGTTGAGATGCTGCTTCACAATGGCAATGCCCAGAAGATGCACAGTCTACATGGATTAGATTCACTGGCAGTGATGGAAAAGTCTCTCCATACATTTCTCTCTAAAACTGGCCAAATGAGGCTTGAGAAACTTTCCAAGGCGTTTGAAGTGTTGGAGCTTGCGGCATTAAATCTCTACGCCTACCCGTGGAGAAGAGAGTATAGAGTGGTAAAG ATGTTCTCAGGAATGTTCACCCATTTGATCAAACCTGCACTGACACTTCAGCAGGCTAAAGAGCTGTTTGGTTTGCTTGGATACCAAGCTTCAAGTCCTAATGAAGAAGAAGAGCTGGTGCTGAACTCCAAACTAGTTCCTGCTGATGTTTTACTCAGTCTTGCATGTGGTTTCTTCATTGCTCGGATGGAATGCCAGCTGCTACTTTCGGCCTTGGGATCCGTGGACAGAGATGTGGTGTGGGTTCTACAGCTAGTCAAGGAGAGGCAGGCAGGCCACAGTCTTCAGATAGCATTAGAGAACACCAAGAGAAAGTCAAATGCTATTAGTATTTCAGACACCATCCTGACTGGTGGCATAGACGCTGAGCTGGATCTGTACACAGAGCAGGCAGATGCTTCTCACTTGATGTCCATTTCTGATTTGCCACCTGACTCTTCTTATATGCAACCAAAAAAGAAGCCTTTAAGCAAGACTTTACAGAGAGAGCCCTCACAGTCAAACATGGGGAATAATGAGGATTCAAAGCAGGGAAACTCACTCATCAGTCCAGGTTTAATGGAAAGATTTGCTGAAGATCAACTTGAAGGTGATGCCGAGAGACAAGCAGCAGCAAAACTGTTGTGTGAGTGTATCACTCCAGATCAGTTATATATTTACGAGTGTGAAAATTGCAAAGACATGCACAGTTCACAGTGTTCTCATTACAGAGAGTGCAAAATTAAAGGACATACTTTAGCACTATGCTCAGACAAAGTTGAAGAGCTTTATTCAACACAAGACCAGATTAGATTAGCAAAGGAAAAATCAAAAGATTCcctgaaaaaacatttttgtatggATGGTTCTACTTCTGATTCATTTTTGGTGTGCTATGAGTGCCAGCTGATCCATGACCACAACTGTAATATTATTCAAAAGTGCAATTTAACACAACACAACGTGCAACCAACAGGAAAAATACAACCCCCTCAAGGAGAAAAAGCGAATAGCCAAAAGAGGCACAAAAGTATTTCTGCTGCACATCATCAGCAGTTCTCCCAGGAAGTGGGTGATTTAGAAAGACTAATACTGTATCACGATTATTGCTGGAAGGGTGAACAAACTTTGCCTGAAACTGTATGCCTCACTTGTAAAGTCTTTCATTTCTCTGGGTGTCCTGGTGGAGTACACTGCTCTCAAAAACACaacattcaaaatgttaaaaaattctGTGTTTCTTGTTGGGACCATAGCAACTTGCAGGTATGCAGGTATTGTGGTGATGTGTATTGCACTCTGTGTTGCTATAAATATACCATGATGTGTAAGTGTGGAAAGTCTTTCTTCAGACCTTCCTCTGTTTAA
- the pdf gene encoding peptide deformylase, mitochondrial isoform X3, which translates to MVTKEAFRSVMLRHCRTFSHCVFKSQTNHVLSKPVRILLPWSPLTCTTSPRAHSTNIKMRSYLQYMKRKVKGAPAPPYDHVCQVGDPVLRSQAAVVEPGAIQSPEVQKVIKTLVKLRVLDGRTVIFQEACESICGFSASVPRYLSVEVSGLNEKAEPVSWQASGWPARILQHEMDHLSGVLYIDRMDSKTFINVKWEEYNE; encoded by the exons ATG GTGACGAAAGAAGCTTTTCGGTCAGTCATGTTGAGGCACTGCAGAACATTTTCACACTGTGTCTTTAAAAGTCAGACAAATCATGTTCTTTCAAAACCAGTTAGGATTCTTTTGCCCTGGTCACCATTGACATGTACCACTTCTCCACGTGCTCATTCTACCAACATCAAGATGCGCTCATACTTACAGTACATGAAAAGGAAAGTCAAAGGTGCACCAGCTCCTCCATATGATCATGTGTGTCAGGTTGGAGATCCTGTGTTACGTTCACAGGCTGCGGTGGTGGAACCCGGAGCCATTCAGAGCCCAGAAGTGCAGAAGGTCATAAAGACCCTAGTCAAG TTACGTGTACTAGATGGACGCACCGTCATCTTCCAAGAGGCCTGTGAAAGCATCTGTGGGTTTTCAGCATCTGTTCCACGCTACCTGTCTGTGGAAGTCTCAg GTCTTAATGAGAAAGCAGAGCCTGTCAGCTGGCAAGCGAGTGGATGGCCAGCCAGAATACTGCAGCATGAAATGGATCACCTTAGTGGAGTGTTATATATCGATCGCATGGACAGTAAAACCTTCATCAATGTAAAATGGGAAGAGTATAATGAATAA
- the pdf gene encoding peptide deformylase, mitochondrial isoform X2, with the protein MLRHCRTFSHCVFKSQTNHVLSKPVRILLPWSPLTCTTSPRAHSTNIKMRSYLQYMKRKVKGAPAPPYDHVCQVGDPVLRSQAAVVEPGAIQSPEVQKVIKTLVKVMRKLECVGLSAPQIGVPLQILALEYPKKMLEDSSIASVEARGLVAVPLMIFVNPQLRVLDGRTVIFQEACESICGFSASVPRYLSVEVSGLNEKAEPVSWQASGWPARILQHEMDHLSGVLYIDRMDSKTFINVKWEEYNE; encoded by the exons ATGTTGAGGCACTGCAGAACATTTTCACACTGTGTCTTTAAAAGTCAGACAAATCATGTTCTTTCAAAACCAGTTAGGATTCTTTTGCCCTGGTCACCATTGACATGTACCACTTCTCCACGTGCTCATTCTACCAACATCAAGATGCGCTCATACTTACAGTACATGAAAAGGAAAGTCAAAGGTGCACCAGCTCCTCCATATGATCATGTGTGTCAGGTTGGAGATCCTGTGTTACGTTCACAGGCTGCGGTGGTGGAACCCGGAGCCATTCAGAGCCCAGAAGTGCAGAAGGTCATAAAGACCCTAGTCAAGGTGATGAGGAAGCTTGAGTGTGTCGGCCTGAGCGCACCCCAGATTGGTGTTCCTCTACAAATACTAGCCTTGGAGTATCCAAAGAAAATGCTGGAGGATAGCTCAATCGCTTCTGTTGAAGCTCGGGGTTTGGTGGCAGTGCCTCTTATGATTTTTGTAAACCCACAGTTACGTGTACTAGATGGACGCACCGTCATCTTCCAAGAGGCCTGTGAAAGCATCTGTGGGTTTTCAGCATCTGTTCCACGCTACCTGTCTGTGGAAGTCTCAg GTCTTAATGAGAAAGCAGAGCCTGTCAGCTGGCAAGCGAGTGGATGGCCAGCCAGAATACTGCAGCATGAAATGGATCACCTTAGTGGAGTGTTATATATCGATCGCATGGACAGTAAAACCTTCATCAATGTAAAATGGGAAGAGTATAATGAATAA
- the pdf gene encoding peptide deformylase, mitochondrial isoform X1 yields the protein MVTKEAFRSVMLRHCRTFSHCVFKSQTNHVLSKPVRILLPWSPLTCTTSPRAHSTNIKMRSYLQYMKRKVKGAPAPPYDHVCQVGDPVLRSQAAVVEPGAIQSPEVQKVIKTLVKVMRKLECVGLSAPQIGVPLQILALEYPKKMLEDSSIASVEARGLVAVPLMIFVNPQLRVLDGRTVIFQEACESICGFSASVPRYLSVEVSGLNEKAEPVSWQASGWPARILQHEMDHLSGVLYIDRMDSKTFINVKWEEYNE from the exons ATG GTGACGAAAGAAGCTTTTCGGTCAGTCATGTTGAGGCACTGCAGAACATTTTCACACTGTGTCTTTAAAAGTCAGACAAATCATGTTCTTTCAAAACCAGTTAGGATTCTTTTGCCCTGGTCACCATTGACATGTACCACTTCTCCACGTGCTCATTCTACCAACATCAAGATGCGCTCATACTTACAGTACATGAAAAGGAAAGTCAAAGGTGCACCAGCTCCTCCATATGATCATGTGTGTCAGGTTGGAGATCCTGTGTTACGTTCACAGGCTGCGGTGGTGGAACCCGGAGCCATTCAGAGCCCAGAAGTGCAGAAGGTCATAAAGACCCTAGTCAAGGTGATGAGGAAGCTTGAGTGTGTCGGCCTGAGCGCACCCCAGATTGGTGTTCCTCTACAAATACTAGCCTTGGAGTATCCAAAGAAAATGCTGGAGGATAGCTCAATCGCTTCTGTTGAAGCTCGGGGTTTGGTGGCAGTGCCTCTTATGATTTTTGTAAACCCACAGTTACGTGTACTAGATGGACGCACCGTCATCTTCCAAGAGGCCTGTGAAAGCATCTGTGGGTTTTCAGCATCTGTTCCACGCTACCTGTCTGTGGAAGTCTCAg GTCTTAATGAGAAAGCAGAGCCTGTCAGCTGGCAAGCGAGTGGATGGCCAGCCAGAATACTGCAGCATGAAATGGATCACCTTAGTGGAGTGTTATATATCGATCGCATGGACAGTAAAACCTTCATCAATGTAAAATGGGAAGAGTATAATGAATAA
- the uri1 gene encoding unconventional prefoldin RPB5 interactor 1 isoform X1, giving the protein MTSLHDQMAATGKVKPSKDLPQGVERLKEEHKKVVKDCRSQIEHWKKVENDYESLQDRLRTLPDKLSYDIMVPFGPLAFMPGKLVHTNELTVLLGDNWFAKCSAKQADALVEHRKKHVNNTLDDLQKVMKNFQNRADFTDDLEKLTGDTGDFADIREEVINEEVVTKGKHRLAHKPNSKPKQEYLLELEEDKEKKESDEERATGVLSEEELWARLDEIERQEELQDKRYRLDSTDTNGEDTTSSSEEEKEADGGSDVQVNGHQKENGWVPSSVTSQMNGTNGSHPEDEEEEDCDEEAGNGLPTIYFSHTAEFKKVRINTGKNTTLKFSERKEQKVQAKRKKQSGKSNGHSPHESYKIKSPADIYRVFVDLVNGEPIPRKSILKSRSRENSVCSDTSESSTADFEERRAAFGRSWSHDDATHSDTSDGITEEESPTGTSPRTNGRFEAFTGTVIEKDPLPCSIPHLTIAPPALPTIPERKLEEVGPEAPQEPPKRMSKFKATRLHQK; this is encoded by the exons ATGACATCCTTGCACGACCAAATGGCTGCAACTGGAAAAGTCAAACCGAGTAAAGATCTGCCCCAAGGCGTTGAGAGGTTAAAAGAGGAGCACAAAAAG GTGGTGAAAGATTGCAGAAGTCAAATTGAGCACTG GAAAAAAGTGGAAAATGACTATGAATCTCTTCAAGACCGCCTCAGGACTTTGCCTGACAAGTTGTCTTATGATATTATG GTACCATTTGGACCCTTGGCTTTCATGCCGGGAAAGCTAGTTCACACTAATGAGTTAACTGTTCTCCTCGGGGATAACTGGTTTGCAAAGTGTTCTGCCAAACAAGCTGATGCTCTTGTGGAACACAGAAAGAAAC ATGTCAATAATACACTAGATGACTTACAGAAAGTGATGAAGAACTTTCAGAACAGAGCCGACTTTACAGATGATCTTGAAAAATTGACTGGT gatACTGGAGATTTTGCAGACATTAGAGAAGAAGTTATAAATGAGGAAGTAGTCACCAAAG GAAAACATCGTCTGGCCCACAAACCCAACTCTAAACCTAAACAGGAGTATTTGTTGGAGCTGGAGGAAGACAAGGAGAAGAAAGAAAGTGATGAAGAGAGAGCGACAGGGGTGCTGTCAGAGGAGGAGCTGTGGGCTCGACTTGATGAAATAGAACGTCAGGAGGAGCTTCAAGATAAGAGATACCG ATTGGACAGCACAGACACTAATGGAGAAGACACCACttcctcctcagaggaagagaagGAGGCAGACGGAGGCAGTGATGTCCAGGTTAATGGCCATCAGAAGGAAAATGGCTGGGTTCCATCATCTGTCACAAGTCAGATGAACGGCACTAATGGCTCGCAccctgaggatgaggaggaggaagattgTGATGAAGAAGCAGGCAATGGTCTTCCAACTATCTACTTTTCTCATACTGCAGAATTCAAAAAG GTCAGGATAAATACAGGCAAGAACACCACTCTAAAATTCAgtgaaagaaaagaacaaaaggtGCAAGCCAAGAGAAAAAAGCAAAGTGGCAAAAGCAACGGCCATTCTCCTCATGAAAGTTACAAGATCAAAAGCCCAGCGGACATTTATAG GGTGTTTGTGGACTTGGTGAATGGAGAGCCAATACCACGCAAGTCCATTTTGAAGTCCCGCAGCCGCGAGAACAGCGTGTGCAGTGACACCAGCGAGAGCAGCACAGCTGACTTCGAAGAGCGCCGTGCTGCTTTTGGACGCTCGTGGAGCCATGATGACGCCACACACAGTGATACCAGCGATGGCATCACAGAGGAGGAAAGCCCGACTGGAACGAGCCCCCGCACTAATGGACGCTTTGAG gcTTTTACAGGCACAGTGATTGAAAAGGATCCCCTGCCTTGCTCCATCCCACACCTGACCATCGCTCCTCCTGCCCTACCCACAATCCCTGAGAGAAAGCTGGAGGAGGTGGGCCCCGAAGCCCCTCAGGAGCCACCCAAGAGGATGTCCAAGTTTAAAGCTACACGGTTGCATCAGAAATGA
- the uri1 gene encoding unconventional prefoldin RPB5 interactor 1 isoform X2: MKKVENDYESLQDRLRTLPDKLSYDIMVPFGPLAFMPGKLVHTNELTVLLGDNWFAKCSAKQADALVEHRKKHVNNTLDDLQKVMKNFQNRADFTDDLEKLTGDTGDFADIREEVINEEVVTKGKHRLAHKPNSKPKQEYLLELEEDKEKKESDEERATGVLSEEELWARLDEIERQEELQDKRYRLDSTDTNGEDTTSSSEEEKEADGGSDVQVNGHQKENGWVPSSVTSQMNGTNGSHPEDEEEEDCDEEAGNGLPTIYFSHTAEFKKVRINTGKNTTLKFSERKEQKVQAKRKKQSGKSNGHSPHESYKIKSPADIYRVFVDLVNGEPIPRKSILKSRSRENSVCSDTSESSTADFEERRAAFGRSWSHDDATHSDTSDGITEEESPTGTSPRTNGRFEAFTGTVIEKDPLPCSIPHLTIAPPALPTIPERKLEEVGPEAPQEPPKRMSKFKATRLHQK; encoded by the exons AT GAAAAAAGTGGAAAATGACTATGAATCTCTTCAAGACCGCCTCAGGACTTTGCCTGACAAGTTGTCTTATGATATTATG GTACCATTTGGACCCTTGGCTTTCATGCCGGGAAAGCTAGTTCACACTAATGAGTTAACTGTTCTCCTCGGGGATAACTGGTTTGCAAAGTGTTCTGCCAAACAAGCTGATGCTCTTGTGGAACACAGAAAGAAAC ATGTCAATAATACACTAGATGACTTACAGAAAGTGATGAAGAACTTTCAGAACAGAGCCGACTTTACAGATGATCTTGAAAAATTGACTGGT gatACTGGAGATTTTGCAGACATTAGAGAAGAAGTTATAAATGAGGAAGTAGTCACCAAAG GAAAACATCGTCTGGCCCACAAACCCAACTCTAAACCTAAACAGGAGTATTTGTTGGAGCTGGAGGAAGACAAGGAGAAGAAAGAAAGTGATGAAGAGAGAGCGACAGGGGTGCTGTCAGAGGAGGAGCTGTGGGCTCGACTTGATGAAATAGAACGTCAGGAGGAGCTTCAAGATAAGAGATACCG ATTGGACAGCACAGACACTAATGGAGAAGACACCACttcctcctcagaggaagagaagGAGGCAGACGGAGGCAGTGATGTCCAGGTTAATGGCCATCAGAAGGAAAATGGCTGGGTTCCATCATCTGTCACAAGTCAGATGAACGGCACTAATGGCTCGCAccctgaggatgaggaggaggaagattgTGATGAAGAAGCAGGCAATGGTCTTCCAACTATCTACTTTTCTCATACTGCAGAATTCAAAAAG GTCAGGATAAATACAGGCAAGAACACCACTCTAAAATTCAgtgaaagaaaagaacaaaaggtGCAAGCCAAGAGAAAAAAGCAAAGTGGCAAAAGCAACGGCCATTCTCCTCATGAAAGTTACAAGATCAAAAGCCCAGCGGACATTTATAG GGTGTTTGTGGACTTGGTGAATGGAGAGCCAATACCACGCAAGTCCATTTTGAAGTCCCGCAGCCGCGAGAACAGCGTGTGCAGTGACACCAGCGAGAGCAGCACAGCTGACTTCGAAGAGCGCCGTGCTGCTTTTGGACGCTCGTGGAGCCATGATGACGCCACACACAGTGATACCAGCGATGGCATCACAGAGGAGGAAAGCCCGACTGGAACGAGCCCCCGCACTAATGGACGCTTTGAG gcTTTTACAGGCACAGTGATTGAAAAGGATCCCCTGCCTTGCTCCATCCCACACCTGACCATCGCTCCTCCTGCCCTACCCACAATCCCTGAGAGAAAGCTGGAGGAGGTGGGCCCCGAAGCCCCTCAGGAGCCACCCAAGAGGATGTCCAAGTTTAAAGCTACACGGTTGCATCAGAAATGA